A single window of Cheilinus undulatus linkage group 12, ASM1832078v1, whole genome shotgun sequence DNA harbors:
- the med31 gene encoding mediator of RNA polymerase II transcription subunit 31, with protein sequence METEEQARNRFQSELEFVQCLANPNYLNFLAQRGVLRERTFINYLKYLLYWKEPEYAKFLKYPHCLHMLELLQYEHFRKELVNAQCAKFIDEQQLLHWQHYSRKRTRLQQALAEQQQPQQQPPPHGNATTK encoded by the exons ATGGAAACAG AGGAGCAGGCCAGGAACCGTTTCCAGTCCGAGCTGGAGTTTGTTCAATGTTTGGCCAACCCCAACTATCTAAACT TTCTGGCTCAGAGAGGCGTCCTGAGAGAGAGAACGTTCATCAACTACCTGAAGTACCTGCTGTACTGGAAGGAGCCTGAATATGCCAAGTTCCTCAA GTATCCTCACTGCCTCCACATGTTGGAGCTGCTGCAGTATGAACACTTCAGGAAGGAGCTGGTCAACGCTCAGTGCGCTAAGTTCATCGAtgagcagcagctgctgcacTGGCAGCACTACTCCAGGAAACGCACCCGGCTGCAGCAGGCGCTCGCCGAGCAGCAGCAGCCGCAGCAGCAGCCGCCGCCACACGGGAACGCCACCACCAAGTGA
- the LOC121518385 gene encoding flavin-containing monooxygenase FMO GS-OX-like 2, whose product MWMMLQRVAVIGAGAAGLCAARHILSRPNSFAPPQVFELTENIGGTWCYDERVGTYDNGWPIHSSMYRNLRTNLPKEVMMFPDFPFESHLSSFLPHQEVQRYLERYCESHDIRPHIRFNTVVENVKPVVVTAEGEASRTTWEVTSSDSSGRQKTETFDSVFVCSGHYSNPHIPDIPGIENFKGQVLHSHSYRYPEPYSGQSVVVLGAKASGLDISIELAKVGAQVILSHGRPRLTFPLPPGIRQSTPVVAVDEDGRIQFQDGSVSAADVLMFCTGYNFKYPFLDSAQLGLEIQDHVVSPLYRFLIPPAFPSLFFIGICKIICPFPNFNCQVQFALAVLDGSVTLPSRDQMENEVRRELQEKIERGIEQRHLLIMEQDQWEYCQTLAAIARFPPLPPAVRSLYEEVWRQRRIHPEDYRKLNYRMVSESEWELVE is encoded by the exons ATGTGGATGATGTTACAGAGGGTGGCGGTGATTGGTGCCGGGGCGGCGGGTCTCTGTGCGGCCCGACACATCCTGTCCCGTCCGAACAGCTTCGCTCCCCCTCAGGTGTTCGAGCTCACCGAGAACATCGGAGGAACCTGGTGTTACGATGAACGAGTCGGGACGTACGACAACGGATGGCCAATACACAGCAGCATGTACAGAAACCTGAG GACCAACCTACCCAAAGAGGTGATGATGTTCCCTGATTTCCCTTTTGAGTCTCACCTCAGCAGCTTCCTGCCCCATCAGGAGGTCCAAAGGTACCTGGAGAGGTACTGTGAGAGCCACGACATCCGGCCTCACATCAGG tTCAACACAGTGGTGGAAAATGTGAAGCCTGTTGTCGTGACGGCAGAGGGCGAGGCGTCAAGGACGACGTGGGAGGTAACATCGTCAGACTCATCAGGTCGTCAGAAAACAGAGACGTTTGACTCTGTGTTCGTCTGCTCGGG GCACTACTCCAACCCTCACATCCCAGACATACCAGGCATCGAGAACTTTAAAG GACAGGTTCTCCACAGTCATTCGTACCGGTATCCAGAGCCGTACTCGGGTCAGTCCGTGGTGGTTCTGGGAGCCAAAGCTTCAGGACTCGACATTTCCATCGAACTGGCTAAAGTCGGCGCTCAG GTGATTCTGAGCCACGGTCGACCTCGTTTAACCTTCCCTCTACCTCCTGGGATACGGCAGTCCACTCCTGTGGTCGCAGTCGACGAGGACGGCAGAATCCAGTTTCAG GACGGCTCAGTGAGCGCCGCTGACGTCCTGATGTTCTGCACCGGATACAACTTCAAGTATCCATTCCTGGATTCGGCTCAGCTGGGTCTGGAGATCCAGGACCACGTGGTGTCTCCTCTGTACCGCTTCCTGATTCCCCCCGCCTTCCCCTCGCTTTTCTTCATCGGCATCTGCAAGATCATCTGCCCCTTCCCAAACTTCAACTGCCAG GTCCAGTTCGCTCTGGCCGTCTTGGATGGCTCGGTCACTTTACCGTCCCGGGATCAGATGGAGAACGAGGTCCGACGAGAGCTCCAGGAGAAGATAGAGAGAGGAATCGAGCAGCGCCACCTGCTGATCATGGAGCAGGATCAGTGGGAATACTGCCAGACGCTGGCTGCCATCGCCAGATTCCCACCCCTTCCGCCGGCCGTGCGTAGCCTGTACGAGGAGGTTTGGAGACAGCGGCGGATTCACCCTGAGGACTACCGGAAACTGAACTACAGGATGGTTAGTGAGTCAGAGTGGGAGCTGGTGGAGTGA